The DNA sequence acaacagacttcactgatcagagcgagagcgtcgcgaaatgtcacaaaaggagtgtgtttttggttgccagggcaagacaaccctgcacagattaccaaaagagaaacagcattaagggaccagtggatggagtttatttttacagagcatcaacggagttgtgcaagtgtttgtgtttgttccctgcatttcgaagatgcttgttcacaaggcccagtttgacgacggatttgcgtatcgtttatttcttaaggatgatgcaatcccaacgaaaaagggtcacgatcgtgtgttggaaccgcaggcggtgagtaaaactgcttcaaatatctctgcctccttgttagtgcgtcccctcccatcggagacccgggttcgagccccgctcggagcgagtcgttgctgctgctgctctcgttcagtttcagcctctggatctgattctggatcataaataaacggctgaatctgacggttagccatggtttgttttggatgatggttttttcctcacggtaatgtcacagcttccaaacgctctcaactcaaaagcctactggcgctcgtgattctttagctccgcccacacgtcacgcctccagccgctcgtgtttttccgggaaaaatcggtacagactatctttctcttatgaatataataaaactaaagactttttggagttatgaaggatgcagtactactctatatgtactcaagattaacaggatattgagtgaaaacgagcatttcaaccccctctttaaactgtgttcagaagataaacggagatcttacgggtttggaacgacatgagggtgagttattaatgacataattatgattattgggtgaactaaccctttaacttgcattgatgaatcattcacaataagatcagagaaatgttttaataatgtaaatggaGTTACTTCTGATTCTTCTCACAGTAATCCGTAGAAACGTTCTGATGATCTGACTGCTGTGAGACGTCTCATGTGCTCCATGTCTCACTCAGCCACACAAAGGTTGTTTTATCACAGAGCAGGAAGTGCAGGATTAAATGGGATTGTGGGAAAGAAAGTTGAAGAGAAAGAGGTGTTCTCTAAATCAAATGAAGATGTTTCTGTGTGGACGAGCTCATCAGAGTGCTCGGTTTGATTGCGTTCATTAATTTCTCAATCACAGTGGAATGTGATCTGTGCTAATTAGTGCGGCGTGTGCTGTAATTACAGACTCCCAGCGGCCCGAGCGCCGCTCATGTGAATACTGGAGGAGTCCATTAGGGCTCCATGTGACACATACAGGAACAAATGAAAGGTCTCTTCTGCTcgtgaaggctgcatttatctgattaaaaatacagtaatttttttgtatattattacaatctaaaataacagttttctatgtgaatatgctgtaaaatgtaatttagatagagatagagagagagagcgatatcCTAAACTGCTGAGATAATAGGTGTGTTCGACATCGActgcggctggatgcaaccgatcggcgagagtagccgcgtgcaggtggggaggagctgcaaacggagatatgaagccggacacgttgtggctcccgtagtttgctgcaattacgtcagtcatggcagatcacgtggctattgcttacttgatcgcgtttaaatgtgtgtataagtggtgttttggaaaaagaaaaaagaaaaaaaaagtggtgttttggaagggtgcCTTCCTAAACAAGATACCATATTGGATATATACTTTATCAGTATGACATGGGTGTTTCTGCTcatacaaaatgataaaagtagcctttaaaaaaattccctggtgggtatgtgttttttaagaaggtttcagcaacaagatttacagtgccctcctgctgagctttttaacattttaaacataacaccactgattttcatatacagaaaaacacaattctgttggatttatattgtgatttagaccaactatttgaaagtgaacagaatgttgtcaagttgttaagttgaagttacagcaagttgttagcagtttgctaaccacatgcaggtgaagtataaacacagcaaaataaactagagaatatgaagaaaccaaacaaatggaggaacataatgtattatgtatcatttgtataggagcgtacatttatgaccacattagattgtatgctttttagattaacattttagttcttaaaaatgctcatttgaataggttatgctgctgaatactgtaaaaggtctgtataaaaaagaaagtcatgcaaaataaacatacacaaactttatattaacaataaagtaaatacagtaaaacaatatttaataaatatgatttataagatgaagacgacataaaaacgtattgaactgttgtaaaagtccatatgagaatttctgaaactgaagccgactcgcaataaacttgaaacgcacgtcatcggtgatcagtgaatccagccaatcgtggatcagttgtgtcgtcatcagaatctgtgcagccgctcttcagaagctgcgctggctgagttctccggctactctcgaatcgctctcgtggtactttgacggcacacgtcacagtcacgtggcgtcagcgctgtatcaagtcggacaaaatttctaaccggcatgcactgcttcaagtcagccgacgatcggtttgcgcaaaactgcatgaagtcgaacaagcctaattaCACGTCTGATTCACGAACTAATGATTCATTTGAACCGATTCAGTTTAATGAAGGGTTTAAACAACTGACCTGTCATGTACTGAACTCACGAGACGTCTgaattggtcaaaaaaaaaaaaaaaaaatctgtaacacttaacaataatgttctatttattaaattatttaactacattatttaacatttactattactaaactgcacttctacaacattgttaatttcaacatttaggctatagCCTTCATTAAAAGCTGCACAGtaatgcactgtgaagtaacattaccaaacaatgaacagctgtgtttttattaaCTAAGATAAACAACGATTAATAAACCgtaacaaaagtattgctcgTGGGAAgatcatgttttatatattttaaaatatattcaaatagaaaacttatttttaatagtgatgtctatctatctatctatgcttCTGTCTCTCTGGTACTCCAGTGTATTTGGAGGAATTATGATGGTGCATATAAAAACATAGTAATACCGTGGTATATTTAGGTTCTTTGATGTAAGTGTGTGAAGATGGgaaatgtagtgtgtgtgtgttcagcgtgATGTTTGTATGTTTGTGACACTTGTACCATCTGGCTgtgagcatcacacacacacaccgctgaaGCTCATGATTCCCATCCGACGgctgcgtctctctctctctctctctctctctctctctctctctctctctctctctctcagactctTTCCTGGACCCATGCACTCCTGCTCCTCTGACAAACAACACAATATGAGCTATTCATAAAAGATACGCCACTGACTGCATCATTTGTTCACCAAGTTATAGGTTCCTATCAGTTCAAAGAGCCAGAAGAACCATAAAACAGTCTTATCGTTAGTGGCATCACTAGACTTacttgtaataaaaatattattttaagtaatatCAAATATGACTTGTATTGTTCACATTATTCTTGTATTACTGATGAATGATCTTATACTGACCTAATAATTTTTTCTATCAGCTGTTCATAATCAGAACTACTGATTCAAGATTCACTCTTTTGAATCGATTCCTTGTGTCAGTCAAACAGGTCTGAACTGGTTTGCGATTCAGTTGTGAACGAatcgattgaatgaatgaatgattcagtgtcaAAGACAGTGAtctgctgccacctactggtggtttcaattattttttttaacgtaTAGCCCTAGATTTAGTTATTTAAATcctttaatatttctatattcaaaACTTTATATTTCAAACATTCATCTCATAACATTGCTGTTATGAATTTAAATACATTCATGTCTGAGTCTCATTACACAGTCTGTATTCCTTAATTTGAGTTCTTCTGTGCACTTCCTAGTGAAAAGATAAATTGTTGATGTTGATTTCATTTGACTGGTGGTAACCTATTTGTCCTGATtgtatcttattatttttattgacattttgtttatttaaattatttgataaaagtttataaataaaaaattttacccAAAAGATGACATATACATTTAAGTtttcaataaagtaaaaaaaaaaaaggcattacaaAGGTCAATTTTGCACTTTAAAGAGTTAAATATAGCCTCATACTGGGAAGGTTAATTTCTCTCATCAATCAGAAGGTGTTcctaattcttatttatttatttatttatttattttaagtagaaGCACAAGAGCTCCTGATCCGAAATGTAACCATTAAGTCCTGAAGAATGTAATGATAGCTTTTAAAAACTAATTGCAAATGTTTATTCAAAGTGTAAACTATTAAACATAATCTACAAATGCAATACTGTACCTCTAATAAATAAGAAGAGTTTTGTAGGCTTGTAGAAAATTACTAAtcattctcatttttatttaatcatcatttcatttcactaatcaaattattataattttttaaattaaacacagGGGGTCATTAATGATGCTTACATTGAAACTTGTGGAAAATTGACACAGAGTGGATCACAAAACTATGCAtcctctgaaagctgaataaatgatctctcagtgATGTGTGGTTCGTTAGGAGGACAAtgtttgtctgagatacaactatttgtaaaatctggaatctgagggtgcaaaaaaatcgaaatattgagaaaatcatctttaaatgtgttcaaatgaagttcttagccatgcatattactaatcaaaaatgatgttttgatatatttactgtaggaaatttacttgatatcttcatggaacatgatcttaatatcctaatgatttttggcataaaagaaaaatgtataattttgactaaTACAATaagggccacacacacacacacacacacacacacacacacatatatatattaggcaaACCGGTAGTGAATAATGCACAAATGAATAAGAAATGAATAGTTTATATTTTTCTCTTGTGTGCTTCGCTCTGACTGATTTAGGCCAGAATTGTACAAAGGCCTAGAAATAGCAGTGAACATAATGGACTGTGATAAATgtcatgttttttgtgtgtttattcagCGTGACATTTGCCGACTAAAATCCTTCTTTCACTTCATTGTCTTTGCCTAGACTAGATATTTTTGTACAGCAGTCAGCTAACCCTGTAAAACCATGAGCCAGTGTCTGTGGACTCCACTGATCTCTGATCAGTTTATCAGAACAGAGATGCTAGAGCTGAGCAGATAATGTTCACAGCTGTTCGCTGAACTACAGTGTCCTGGATGAGACAAAGCATTGCAAtgggaaaatattgtttttataatattaataattattattgttgttttgttttggagtTTATCTATGATACTAAAAGTGGAAAACATTAAGATAAAAAATGATTTCTCACtctcatttatttgataaaaaatacattaaaaactgtgatattgtggaatattattaccatttaaaataactgtttcctgtttgaacataaaattgtaatttaattgtcagcatcattactccagtattcagtgtcacatgatcattcagaaatgatactattttttatggaaaaaaaatacaattaaaaaaataaaaataataataatattatatatattagttagatgttacaaaatactatttcaaataaatgctgttctttttaaatctttccacaaaaatatgaagcagcacaaccgtattcaacactgataataataataataaatgtttcttgagcagtaaatcatcatattttcatgatttctgaagatcatgtgacactgacgactggaggaatgatgctgaaaatacagcggagcatcacagaaataaattacttttggATGTTTATTACAATAGATGTCAGTTATTttgtaactgtaaaaatatttcagtatttttactgtatctttaattaatcaaatgcagccttggtgagcagaagagacttgtctCCAGATCTGTGCCTAGTCTAAAGTCCTCACTCTGTCCTCAGGTGTCCAAGGCCGCGGCGGACCTGATGGCGTACTGTGACGCTCATATACGAGAGGACCCGCTCATCGTGCCCGTCCCGGCCTCAGAGAACCCCTTCAGGGAGAAGAAGTTCTTCTGCACCATCCTCTGAGTTTGGGCCGGGGCGAAGGGTCTGTGTCCTCGTCTCTGGCTGCCGCCGTTGAGCTGTGTTTGAGCGGCTGTTGACGGTCCGATCCCTCCTGGACGCCTCTGGGGGGTCAGGGGTCAATTAACTGGCAACCCAATCAGAGCGTCTCATGTCTCGTTAAATAGGTTTGTTATTGCTTCGTAATTAGAGAACAGCCTTTCTCACTGCTTCTGGGATGAGAGTTTTTAGTGTTCATTTCTCGTGCCACAGAGGAACAGGTGGCTGTTTTGTAACTGTTTTGTATAGACTTGTGCTATATTTGATACGCATCACtggtcaaatgtttggacacacttGAGCGAGGCTTCAAACAAACATGCATTATTAACagaatttagttttttactttaaactcGGGACAAAAACAACAGAAGTCAGTGTAACAGTAGTTATCTATGCATCCATTTTTAACTTGGTTGTTAATTTTCCAAAGCAAGAGAGAAACAGCTCAAATATAAGATATAATTAATTTGTTGCATATTTTGATCTCTAAATCATTCCCACAATCCCCTTTGTTGTATTTCATAGGTTGCATGACTATTTTCTGTTTTTGAATATTAGTCATAATAAAGATTAAGTAGCATCCAAACTTTTGACTTTGATCTGAATTTAGATCAATTAAATTTAACTTCTCCttcaatggctgctgaaaattcagctttgcatcacaggaataaattactttttaaaatgtatttaaatagaaaactgttattttaaattctaataatatttcagaatattttaccgtgtttttgatcaaataaatgcagccttgatgagcagaagaaatgaAAGGCAGAATCCAGAATGAGCAGATGTGTCTAAATATTTGACTTGTAGTGTATCTGTAaagcatttgtatttgtataatttccaATCTCTCCCCATTTTCTGGTATGGTGATATTTGAGATATTTCTAATCCGTTTATATGAAATCAAATCTCAACCAGTTTCCAAATTACATTGTGATAAAATACAACATTTCCTCGCAGAAACCCCTTATTAATGTACGAGGTCTCCACCGTACAGATGTTTTTTCTGCCCCATCTGTAAGGCCACATTATTTTCCTCTTTATCATAAAGATATTTAGATATTTCACAATAATCGaagctgaagtgtgtcatttcacaattcaaacaggtttcccgaACAGGAAAGTCACAGTGTTCGACTTTTCACTGAAATCAACCCAGAAACAGCTCACTTATACGTGACTCTACGCATTAAATGggtattttaaagaaaaagttcATACATATCCCTGTAATTTGTTCAaagatgtagaagagtttgtttcttcatcagatttggagaaatgtagcattggataacttgctctgcagtgaacgggtgccgtcagaatgagagtctcaCAAGTAAtgcacagcactccagtccatcagtgaacatctggagaagacaaaagatgaaacacatccagcattaagatgtttttaaagtctataatgcataataacactccctccagtgaaaaagtgttctggtctgaatcaggagagaaatctgcacggatcaagcactgtttagacatcttaatgctggatgtgtttgatcttttgtcttctccagatgttaactgagtgctgtggattacttgtgagactctcattctgacggcacccattcactgcagagcaagttatccaatgctacatttctccaaatttgacgaagaaacaaactcatcctgatctcagatgatctGAGGGTGACTAAATCAGCTAATGTAAAAGAAATGACACACAGCACCATTAAATTGGGTCTGAGTTcgattttaaattgatttttttattcagtgtaaaGCTCTTCCCACATGCAAACAGGCAGATTGTTTCCTAAACTCACATCCGGCTGATGATGAGGATTTCTTCACACTTTCTGAACGGCCTTACTAACACTGACTCGCTCCACAATCGTTTCTGAGCTGTTCTGTTCTGGTCCTGATTTAAACAGCAAGGATTTGACTGAAAAGCCAAACGGAGagcccatgtgtgtgtgtgtgtgtgtgtgtgtgtgtgtgtacagaggtggTTTCTGAGTGCCAAGTACTGTGACTATGGCGTGTCCTCTAAACTGTTATTTCACAGGCTCTTTCCTATTCAaactaaaaacagcaacaaaaaaagcacaatgtcaaatgtttttctttatatCGCTGTCATTTTAGTCTAGCCTTTGCTAATTTATATGAAACCAAGTGTTATTATAGTTATTGCGCAGCTCCTGATTGAGCTGTTGCTTGTGTGGTCTTTTATTAAAGCCCCTTTAAAGTGTGCCACGGTGGACTGGGGGTCTTTTTGATTTTATATCTGGAGATCCACCTCAAAAAGTGCACAgaggtttatttaaaaatgctaatgttGCACGAGATCGCCTTTAAATTCAGAGCAAGCGAAGAGTGTGTATGCAGGTGGGTGTTCAGAATGATATTGTGTTCTAAACGCTTGATATTGACTTTTATAATCACGCTGATGCTCCTTGTGTTCAGAGAGAATGAGGGTCTGTTGGTTTCACAGGCGAATGGAGTCCTGCTGATTTCTACAGAATTACGGTATAAATAaaccccaaaatgtaaattatctTTTACAtgataatatgattattattattaataatatatgattATAAAAACATAACTTGCATGGACTGATTACCCTATTTAAATATTAGAACTTTGAGATACCTTGTAATGGAATCGATGCCTAAATGTATGGATTTGTTGGTGCTTTTCTGCACTTTTCTCTTTTAGAAGTCTGAATGTGTAGATCTGTGCagttgtataaattaataaacattttaaaactgtcTGCATTCGATATCTAGGGTGCTTGCTTTGTAAGAATGATGTGCTTGATTTTATGTGTTCTCTGACAATAACAAACTTTTGAAAAAGTTTCAGTTACAATCACGAAGTTAAATTGTGTGGTGACGGGAGACACCTAGTGGTACAACAGAGTATTGCACATTATTTTTGTGTGATTTAAAATGATGATACATTATGCACACAATATATTTCTGACcgtgtaaatctttttttttttgacacaaagTAAAAAAGTAAGTTAAAGTAAAAGTGGTTTACGATAGATTAACAAAAATTCgttcagaactttttttttttgcacattaatCATACCATTAAAAATTAAACCAGAACATCAGTGTTCAGATAACATtacgaaaaaaagaaaaaaaatctcagcgAACTAAGTGACtttgagaaaaaatattttaaatataaatatttacaataaatgttcAAAAACCTTTATATAAGCTTTTGAATATCCCGATTAAACGCAAaaggcattttttattattaaaaataaaaatcacaaatttGACGTAATCGTCAACAATAACAGGAAACTTAATTGGACTACGTTTCCCAGAAAGCCAAGCGCCTCGACTGCTCAACTCCTATTGGCTGCCTGAGTGTCGTCGTCATCAGCGTGCAGACGCAGTGAGCACTTGACACTAATCATGTTCACCTGACCTTTATAAGCCTGCTCTGTTATTTGTCGTATTCCAATACGGGAAAATTGTTGCACTGAAACATTCAtgaacaataaaacattacaacagGATGCAAATGTGTTTGTGAGATGACATATAGCAACCTCTTATGGGAAGACACTACAGGTGAGTGGGGTTTAAAATCTCACTAAAAgatgttgattgtttaaatgtgCAAATAATGCATTATCTAATTAAGTATGCACTGATTTGCACACACTTCTACAACTAAAATCTGAGCATCGGAAAAACCAGCTTTAGAATTTTTACGTATTTGATTTTTAAAGTTTTGGAattttggagttcttttttttttatcataccataaatctaaaaatactgtaaacaggtagtaaaaaaacataataaaacttgattataaaatcaaataaatatagatatGTACAAACCCCTCTATGAGATCCTTTAGAATATAAATCGGTATAAAACTGTAAAGTTTGGTATATGCAGCTGCTGATGTAAAAAgcttattttgagaaaacggcctttaaaagatgatttatttgaatctaaatctacagacacaaacataaacacttaaatgtgtatttcgGATGTTTTCTTTGCACTCGTCTGAAACGTTATGAAAGCACAATAGCCCAAATTGACAATTGCATGAAAAAgtgctttttatttatctatttttggtCCGTTGTGTCCTGCCatattaaaaatatcaatgttttaATCAAGGTTTTGTAGATTTTTGTCAGATTCTTGGATATTGGTTTAAAAGCGCGCTGTTGGCATGAAATGAGTTTATAGAGCCAAACTCATATGCTGTAATGTGGTTTGTTTCATATTTACGTCACTGCATCCAGATTGACCTCAAACATGGAAACATTAGCAGCGAGCTCCTAGTTCATGCTGGTATTCATCATTGTTTCTCTCCA is a window from the Carassius gibelio isolate Cgi1373 ecotype wild population from Czech Republic chromosome A13, carGib1.2-hapl.c, whole genome shotgun sequence genome containing:
- the LOC128025862 gene encoding guanine nucleotide-binding protein G(I)/G(S)/G(O) subunit gamma-4; this translates as MKDGMANNSTASISQARKAVEQLKMEACMDRIKVSKAAADLMAYCDAHIREDPLIVPVPASENPFREKKFFCTIL